One segment of Mesoplodon densirostris isolate mMesDen1 chromosome 6, mMesDen1 primary haplotype, whole genome shotgun sequence DNA contains the following:
- the LOC132492465 gene encoding protein transport protein Sec61 subunit gamma-like encodes MDQVMQFVEPSWQFVKDSIRLVERFTKPDRKEFQKIAMATAIGFAVMGFTGFFVKLIHIPVNNIIVGG; translated from the coding sequence ATGGATCAGGTAATGCAGTTTGTTGAGCCAAGTTGGCAGTTTGTGAAGGACTCAATTCGGCTGGTTGAAAGATTCACCAAACCTGATAGAAAAGAATTCCAGAAGATTGCCATGGCAACAGCAATAGGATTTGCTGTAATGGGATTCACTGGCTTTTTTGTGAAATTGATCCATATTCCTGTTAATAACATCATTGTTGGTGGCTGA